In Prosthecomicrobium sp. N25, one DNA window encodes the following:
- the ntrX gene encoding nitrogen assimilation response regulator NtrX, which yields MASDILIVDDEADIRELVSGILEDEGHGTRTAGNSDEALSAIEKRRPSLVFLDIWLMGSKLDGLAVLDIIREQHPDLPVVVISGHGNIETAVSAIKRGAYDYIEKPFKADRLVLVAERALEASKLRRENKELRARSGETSALVGGSTIMNQLRQQIERVGPTNSRIMISGPSGAGKELVARLIHQNSLRAAGPFVAVNAATITPERMEIELFGTEPSEGRGRKVGALEEAHGGTLYLDEVADMPRETQNKILRVLVEQSFSRVGGSTKVQVDVRILSSTARDLPREIQEGHFREDLFHRLAVVPLRVPALAERRDDIPALVTHFMEHISRASGLPVRRIGEDAMAVLQAHDWPGNIRQLRNNVERLLILTRGDAEAVITADLLPSEIGAMLPALPNSTGGEHLMSLPLRDAREIFEREYLVAQINRFGGNISRTAEFVGMERSALHRKLKSLGVN from the coding sequence ATGGCATCCGACATCCTCATCGTCGACGACGAGGCCGACATCCGGGAGCTCGTTTCGGGCATCCTGGAGGACGAGGGGCACGGCACACGCACCGCCGGCAACAGCGACGAGGCGCTCTCAGCCATCGAGAAGCGCCGGCCGTCGCTGGTCTTCCTCGACATCTGGCTGATGGGATCGAAGCTGGACGGCCTCGCGGTCCTGGACATCATCCGCGAGCAGCATCCGGACCTGCCGGTGGTGGTCATCTCCGGCCACGGCAACATCGAGACGGCCGTCTCGGCCATCAAGCGCGGGGCCTACGACTACATCGAGAAGCCGTTCAAGGCGGACCGGCTGGTGCTCGTCGCCGAGCGCGCCCTCGAGGCCTCCAAGCTGCGCCGGGAGAACAAGGAGCTCCGGGCCCGTTCCGGCGAGACCTCCGCGCTCGTCGGCGGCTCGACGATCATGAACCAGCTCCGCCAGCAGATCGAGCGGGTCGGCCCCACCAACAGCCGCATCATGATCTCCGGCCCGTCGGGCGCCGGCAAGGAACTGGTCGCCCGCCTCATCCACCAGAATTCGCTGCGCGCCGCCGGTCCCTTCGTGGCCGTGAACGCCGCCACGATCACGCCGGAGCGGATGGAAATCGAGCTGTTCGGGACCGAGCCGAGCGAGGGCAGGGGCCGCAAGGTCGGGGCGCTCGAGGAGGCCCATGGCGGGACCCTCTACCTCGACGAGGTGGCGGACATGCCGCGCGAGACGCAGAACAAGATCCTGCGGGTGCTCGTCGAACAGTCCTTCTCGCGGGTGGGCGGCTCCACCAAGGTGCAGGTCGACGTCCGGATCCTCTCCTCCACCGCCCGCGACCTGCCGCGGGAGATCCAGGAGGGTCACTTCCGCGAGGATCTCTTCCACAGGCTCGCCGTCGTGCCGCTGCGCGTCCCGGCGCTCGCCGAGCGGCGCGACGACATCCCGGCCCTGGTGACCCACTTCATGGAGCATATCTCGCGCGCTTCCGGGCTGCCGGTCCGGCGGATCGGCGAGGACGCCATGGCGGTCCTGCAGGCCCACGACTGGCCGGGCAACATCCGGCAGCTCCGCAACAACGTGGAGCGCCTGCTGATCCTGACCCGCGGCGACGCGGAGGCCGTCATCACGGCGGACCTCCTGCCCTCCGAGATCGGCGCCATGCTGCCCGCGCTGCCGAACTCCACCGGCGGCGAGCACCTGATGTCGCTGCCGCTACGCGACGCCCGCGAGATCTTCGAGCGCGAGTATCTCGTGGCGCAGATCAACCGCTTCGGCGGCAACATCTCGCGCACCGCCGAATTCGTCGGCATGGAGCGCTCCGCGCTCCACCGCAAGCTCAAATCGCTCGGGGTCAACTGA
- a CDS encoding sensor histidine kinase NtrY-like, with product MSQTEEILTIPKHVSAPIGERNKRVRLVGLVLVVLSLLSVITSFLILTDLTPVTPTDRVVETAMSINGGLLIALAGLILWELVGLYVAWRDGRAGARLHWRVIGLFSLIAAAPAVLVAVLASITLDQGLDRWFEVRTRTIVENAAQVGNAYMQEHARALRGDTLALGAEIDRARSLYDYEPTRFDNFFQQQAALRQIPAAFLLKSDGSVVTSIKLDATWEKILMPPAETFKRAEEDGPVVIVPGQTNQVGTVLKLDEFEDTFLYATRPLDGEVLDQVRLATDAAADYSQLEKSRYGAQIAFALIFVGVTLILLLAAIWAAIGFANRLVAPIRRLILAADYVSRGQLGVQVPVRKKEGDLAHLGETFNTMTAELRSQRAELIAAKDQIDRRRRFTEAVLAGVTAGVLGIDGERRVTLANRSALALLDTAEANILGKPLDEAAPELAAAMAEAVTDNPQRPKQMQVTLRRAGQERTIIVRFTTESSSSEGFVVTLDDITDLVSAQRSSAWADVARRIAHEIKNPLTPIQLSAERIRRRYAKKVEDDRQVFDQCVDTIIRQVGDIERMVNEFSSFARMPKPQKEKGNLLESLRESVFLIGVSNPEIEFVTRLPDAPIIGRYDHRLLSQVFTNVVKNAAEAIAAVEPVEGRPPEKGRVEVEARRVGEEIVIDVIDNGIGFPRENRHRLLEPYVTTREKGTGLGLAITRKILEEHGGRIELLDAPAVATGGHGAMMRLVLPVSETATDSAPGEAGGRRGGPAPGAGVAAAASG from the coding sequence ATGAGTCAGACCGAAGAGATCCTCACGATCCCCAAGCACGTCTCCGCGCCGATCGGCGAGCGGAACAAGCGGGTTCGGCTCGTCGGCCTGGTCCTCGTGGTCCTGTCGCTCCTGTCGGTGATCACGTCCTTCCTGATCCTCACGGACCTGACCCCCGTCACGCCGACCGACCGCGTGGTCGAGACGGCGATGTCGATCAACGGCGGGCTCCTGATCGCGCTCGCCGGACTGATCCTGTGGGAGTTGGTCGGCCTCTACGTCGCCTGGCGCGACGGGCGGGCGGGGGCGCGGCTGCACTGGCGGGTGATCGGCCTCTTCAGCCTGATCGCGGCCGCGCCGGCAGTCCTGGTCGCGGTGCTCGCCTCCATCACGCTCGACCAGGGGCTGGACCGCTGGTTCGAGGTCCGGACGCGCACCATCGTGGAGAACGCCGCGCAGGTCGGCAACGCCTACATGCAGGAGCATGCGCGGGCGCTGCGCGGCGACACGCTCGCCCTCGGCGCCGAGATCGACCGGGCGCGCTCGCTCTACGACTACGAGCCGACCCGGTTCGACAACTTCTTCCAGCAGCAGGCGGCGCTCCGGCAGATCCCGGCCGCCTTCCTGCTCAAGTCCGACGGCTCGGTCGTCACCAGCATCAAGCTGGACGCGACCTGGGAGAAGATCCTGATGCCGCCCGCCGAGACCTTCAAGCGGGCGGAGGAGGACGGGCCGGTCGTCATCGTGCCGGGCCAGACCAACCAGGTCGGCACGGTGCTGAAGCTCGACGAGTTCGAGGACACCTTCCTGTACGCGACGCGCCCGCTCGACGGGGAGGTGCTCGACCAGGTGCGGCTCGCCACCGACGCCGCCGCGGACTACAGCCAGCTGGAGAAGAGCCGTTACGGCGCCCAGATCGCCTTCGCGCTGATCTTCGTGGGCGTCACCCTGATCCTGCTGCTCGCCGCCATCTGGGCCGCCATCGGCTTCGCCAATCGGCTGGTGGCGCCGATCCGCCGGCTGATCCTCGCCGCCGACTACGTCTCGCGCGGCCAGCTCGGCGTACAGGTGCCGGTGCGCAAGAAGGAGGGCGACCTCGCCCATCTCGGCGAGACCTTCAACACCATGACGGCGGAGCTCCGCTCACAGCGCGCCGAACTGATCGCCGCCAAGGACCAGATCGACCGCCGCCGGCGCTTCACCGAGGCGGTGCTGGCCGGCGTCACGGCGGGTGTGCTCGGCATCGACGGGGAACGGCGGGTGACCCTCGCCAACCGGTCGGCGCTCGCCCTTCTCGACACCGCGGAGGCGAACATCCTGGGCAAGCCGCTCGATGAGGCCGCGCCCGAACTCGCCGCCGCCATGGCCGAGGCGGTGACCGACAACCCGCAGCGGCCGAAGCAGATGCAGGTGACGCTCCGGCGGGCCGGCCAGGAGCGGACGATCATCGTCCGCTTCACGACCGAATCCTCCTCCTCGGAGGGTTTCGTCGTGACCCTCGACGACATCACGGACCTGGTCAGCGCCCAGCGCTCCTCCGCCTGGGCCGACGTCGCCCGCCGCATCGCGCACGAGATCAAGAACCCGCTGACGCCGATCCAGCTCTCCGCCGAGCGCATCCGGCGGCGCTACGCCAAGAAGGTGGAGGACGACCGGCAGGTCTTCGACCAGTGCGTCGACACGATCATCCGGCAGGTCGGCGACATCGAGCGGATGGTCAACGAGTTCTCGTCCTTCGCGCGCATGCCGAAGCCCCAGAAGGAGAAGGGCAACCTCCTGGAGTCGCTGCGCGAATCCGTCTTCCTGATCGGCGTGAGCAATCCCGAGATCGAGTTCGTGACGCGCCTTCCCGACGCGCCCATCATCGGCCGCTACGACCACCGGCTGCTCTCCCAGGTTTTCACCAACGTCGTTAAGAACGCCGCCGAGGCGATCGCGGCGGTCGAGCCGGTCGAGGGGCGGCCGCCCGAGAAGGGGCGGGTGGAGGTCGAGGCCCGGCGGGTGGGCGAGGAGATCGTGATCGACGTGATCGACAACGGCATCGGCTTCCCGCGGGAGAACCGGCACCGACTGCTCGAGCCCTACGTGACGACGCGCGAGAAGGGCACGGGCCTCGGCCTCGCCATCACGCGCAAGATCCTGGAAGAGCACGGCGGACGCATCGAGCTGCTCGACGCCCCCGCCGTGGCGACCGGAGGGCACGGCGCCATGATGCGCTTGGTCCTGCCGGTTTCCGAGACGGCAACGGACTCCGCGCCCGGCGAGGCGGGCGGCCGTCGCGGCGGGCCGGCGCCCGGCGCGGGGGTGGCCGCAGCGGCCTCCGGCTGA
- a CDS encoding SulP family inorganic anion transporter produces MNRTAPRLPEDSFADLFTPKLITTLREGYDVGRLVSDVIAGLTVAIVALPLAMGIAIASGTTPDKGLFTAVVAGFIISALGGSRFQIGGPTAAFIVVVYRTIETQGYDGLVLATFLAGLILVAVGYLKLGTYIKYIPYPVTIGFTAGIGITIFVSQVADLLGLSAGKLPGEFVAKVEALWHALPTLNASAVALSALSLAVILGLRRTRPKWPGFLIAVVLASVVTALFQLDAVTIGSKYGEIPRMPPSPELPALSFAKIKAVLPDAITIAVLAGIESLLSAVVADGMTGRRHRSNCELVAQGFANVASALFGGLPATGAIARTATNIRSGSTGPVSGVLHAVFLLVFMLVAAPLASYVPLAVLAAILAIVAWNMAEVHVVGRLLVNSGWGDRTVLLSTMLLTVFYDLTVGIEVGVVLAAMLFMHHMAEAVQVEAHGNVDLIDRDRADDPERTPYDPSQQIRDDVVVYRINGPFFFGAANQLTTTLSRIGTRPKRLVLDFAGVPLVDSTGAATLRGVVADMHKRGADVVLAGMSRPVRRSLVRFGIHRPHVSVLTAPSVAAALERIDHEPLAAE; encoded by the coding sequence ATGAACCGCACAGCACCGCGCCTGCCCGAGGACAGCTTCGCCGATCTCTTCACGCCGAAGCTGATCACCACCCTGCGGGAAGGCTACGACGTCGGGCGGCTCGTCTCCGACGTGATCGCCGGGCTGACGGTGGCGATCGTCGCGCTGCCGCTCGCCATGGGCATCGCCATCGCGTCCGGCACCACGCCCGACAAGGGGCTCTTCACCGCCGTCGTCGCCGGCTTCATCATCTCCGCGCTCGGCGGCAGCCGCTTCCAGATCGGCGGGCCGACGGCGGCCTTCATCGTCGTCGTCTACCGGACGATCGAGACGCAGGGCTACGACGGCCTGGTGCTCGCGACCTTCCTGGCCGGCCTGATCCTGGTGGCGGTCGGCTACCTGAAGCTCGGTACCTATATCAAGTACATCCCCTACCCGGTCACGATCGGCTTCACGGCCGGCATCGGCATCACGATCTTCGTCAGCCAGGTCGCCGACCTCCTGGGCCTCTCGGCCGGCAAGCTGCCGGGCGAGTTCGTCGCCAAGGTCGAGGCGCTCTGGCACGCTCTGCCGACCCTGAACGCGTCCGCCGTGGCGCTCTCCGCGCTCTCGCTGGCCGTCATCCTGGGCTTGCGGCGCACGCGCCCGAAGTGGCCGGGCTTCCTGATCGCGGTCGTGCTGGCCTCCGTGGTGACGGCGCTGTTCCAGCTCGACGCGGTGACCATCGGCTCGAAGTACGGCGAGATCCCGCGCATGCCGCCGTCGCCGGAACTGCCGGCCCTCTCCTTCGCCAAGATCAAGGCCGTCCTGCCCGACGCGATCACGATCGCGGTGCTGGCCGGCATCGAGTCCCTCCTCTCGGCCGTGGTCGCCGACGGCATGACCGGCCGCCGCCATCGCTCCAACTGCGAGCTCGTCGCCCAGGGCTTCGCCAACGTCGCCTCCGCGCTCTTCGGCGGCCTGCCGGCGACGGGCGCCATCGCGCGCACGGCGACCAACATCCGCTCCGGCTCCACCGGCCCGGTCTCGGGCGTGCTGCACGCGGTCTTCCTGCTGGTCTTCATGCTGGTCGCTGCGCCGCTCGCCTCCTACGTGCCGCTTGCCGTCCTCGCCGCCATCCTGGCGATCGTCGCCTGGAACATGGCGGAGGTGCATGTGGTCGGCCGACTCCTGGTCAACTCCGGCTGGGGCGACCGGACCGTCCTCCTCTCCACCATGCTGCTGACCGTCTTCTACGACCTGACGGTCGGCATCGAGGTCGGCGTCGTGCTGGCCGCCATGCTGTTCATGCACCACATGGCCGAGGCCGTGCAGGTCGAGGCGCACGGCAACGTCGACCTTATCGACCGCGACCGGGCCGACGATCCCGAGCGGACGCCCTACGACCCGAGCCAGCAGATCCGCGATGACGTGGTGGTCTACCGCATCAACGGCCCCTTCTTCTTCGGCGCCGCCAACCAGCTCACCACGACCCTCTCGCGCATCGGCACGCGGCCCAAGCGGCTGGTGCTCGACTTCGCAGGCGTGCCGCTCGTCGATTCCACCGGCGCGGCAACGCTGCGCGGCGTCGTCGCCGACATGCACAAGCGCGGCGCCGACGTGGTGCTCGCGGGCATGTCGCGCCCGGTCCGCCGCTCGCTGGTCCGCTTCGGCATCCACCGCCCGCACGTGAGCGTGCTGACCGCTCCCTCCGTCGCCGCGGCGCTCGAACGGATCGACCACGAGCCGCTGGCGGCCGAGTGA
- a CDS encoding Lrp/AsnC family transcriptional regulator gives MQDAVAIDGYDLRLLAALQEDGRLTNQDLAERVHLSASQCSRRRQRLEEAGVIRRYRAELDGTALGLGVTAFVNVQLARHSEANARRFRDLIADCGEVLEAHALTGDMDYLIKIAVADLAAFARFVNAVLLAQESVAHVTSRIVIETLKSGGGLPLPAAAR, from the coding sequence ATGCAGGATGCCGTCGCCATCGACGGGTACGACCTCCGCCTCCTCGCGGCTCTGCAGGAGGACGGGCGGCTGACCAACCAGGACCTCGCCGAGCGGGTCCACCTGTCCGCCTCGCAATGCTCGCGCCGGCGGCAGAGGCTGGAGGAGGCGGGCGTCATCCGCCGCTACCGGGCCGAGCTCGACGGCACCGCGCTGGGGCTCGGCGTCACGGCCTTCGTCAACGTGCAGCTCGCCCGCCATTCGGAGGCGAACGCCCGGCGCTTCCGCGACCTGATCGCCGACTGCGGCGAGGTCCTGGAGGCGCATGCGCTGACCGGGGACATGGACTACCTGATCAAGATCGCGGTCGCCGACCTCGCCGCCTTCGCGCGCTTCGTCAACGCCGTGCTGCTCGCGCAGGAGAGCGTGGCGCACGTCACCTCGCGGATCGTTATCGAGACCCTGAAGAGCGGCGGCGGACTGCCCCTGCCGGCGGCCGCCCGCTGA
- the hppD gene encoding 4-hydroxyphenylpyruvate dioxygenase, with protein sequence MGPFPHDAPAAVIDEANPMGTDGFEFIEFAHPDPEALGRLFATMGFEAVARHRSKAVTLWRQGDVNYVINAEPQSFAAGFARRHGPCVCAMGFRVVNALYAYQRAIALGAKPVESVVGPDELRIPAIEGIGGSLIYFVDRYGDKGSIWDVDFVWTGERDPKPEGVGLHYLDHLTHNVHRGRMDYWSDWYTRLFNFREIRYFDIEGKLTGLTSRAMTSPCGKIRIPINQSADDRSQIEEYLRAYNGEGIQHIACGARDIYAAVEGLRARGLPFMPAPPATYYERVDTRLPGHGEPLDRLEANGILIDGEGVVDGGTTKVLLQIFSGTVVGPIFFEFIERKGDDGFGEGNFRALFESIEEDQIRRGVLSAAE encoded by the coding sequence GTGGGTCCCTTTCCGCATGACGCCCCCGCCGCCGTGATCGACGAAGCCAACCCGATGGGCACGGACGGCTTCGAGTTCATCGAGTTCGCCCATCCGGACCCGGAGGCGCTCGGCCGGCTCTTCGCCACCATGGGCTTCGAGGCCGTCGCGCGGCACCGGTCCAAGGCTGTGACCCTCTGGCGCCAGGGCGACGTCAACTACGTCATCAACGCCGAGCCGCAGAGCTTCGCCGCCGGCTTCGCCCGCCGCCACGGCCCCTGCGTCTGCGCCATGGGCTTCCGGGTGGTGAACGCGCTCTATGCCTACCAGCGCGCCATCGCGCTCGGCGCCAAGCCGGTCGAGAGCGTCGTAGGCCCCGACGAGCTGCGCATCCCGGCGATCGAGGGGATCGGCGGCTCGCTCATCTATTTCGTCGACCGCTACGGCGACAAGGGCTCGATCTGGGACGTGGACTTCGTCTGGACCGGCGAGCGCGACCCGAAGCCCGAGGGCGTCGGCCTCCACTACCTCGATCACCTGACCCACAACGTCCATCGCGGCCGGATGGACTACTGGTCCGACTGGTACACCCGGCTCTTCAATTTCCGCGAGATCCGCTACTTCGACATCGAGGGCAAGCTGACGGGCCTCACCAGCCGCGCCATGACGAGCCCCTGCGGCAAGATCCGCATCCCGATCAACCAGTCCGCCGACGACCGCAGCCAGATCGAGGAATACCTGCGCGCCTACAACGGCGAGGGCATCCAGCACATCGCCTGCGGGGCCCGCGACATCTACGCCGCCGTGGAAGGCCTGCGCGCCCGCGGCCTGCCCTTCATGCCGGCCCCGCCGGCCACCTACTACGAGCGCGTCGACACCCGCCTGCCCGGCCACGGCGAGCCGCTCGACCGCCTGGAGGCGAACGGGATCCTGATCGACGGCGAAGGCGTCGTCGACGGCGGCACCACCAAGGTGCTGCTGCAGATCTTCTCCGGCACCGTGGTCGGCCCGATCTTCTTCGAGTTCATCGAGCGCAAGGGCGACGACGGCTTCGGCGAGGGCAACTTCCGCGCCCTCTTCGAGTCCATCGAAGAGGATCAGATCCGCCGCGGCGTCCTCTCCGCGGCCGAGTAG
- a CDS encoding ABC transporter ATP-binding protein, whose product MSAPLLEVRDLAKVFEAGGGLHLGPRPKPVRAVDGVSFDIAPGETLALVGESGCGKSTLGRLILRLIEPSAGAVRFEGRDITGLGAGSLRQLRQRLQMIFQDPYGSLSPRRSVADIVAEPLDAFGLVRGRRARRERVAELLVQVGLSPSTMDRYPRQFSGGQRQRIGIARAIAVDPAFIVADEPVSALDVSVQAQIINLMQDLQAQRGLSYLFIAHDLAVVRHIATRVAVMYLGRIVEIGPKRAVYRTPHHPYTQALLSAAPEPDPDRRSRRIVLGGDVPSPTEVRVGCSFASRCPIVQEICRTVPPPLAPVGTEGHAAACHFAAPNPIPVSAGPETVSG is encoded by the coding sequence GTGAGCGCGCCGCTGCTCGAAGTGCGCGACCTCGCCAAGGTGTTCGAAGCCGGCGGCGGGCTCCATCTCGGGCCACGGCCGAAGCCGGTGCGGGCGGTCGACGGGGTTTCGTTCGACATCGCGCCGGGCGAGACGCTCGCGCTCGTGGGCGAGTCGGGCTGCGGAAAGTCCACGCTCGGGCGGCTGATCCTGCGCCTGATCGAGCCCTCGGCGGGGGCGGTGCGCTTCGAGGGGCGGGACATCACCGGCCTCGGGGCGGGGAGCCTGCGCCAGCTGCGGCAGCGGCTCCAGATGATCTTCCAGGACCCCTACGGCTCGCTCAGCCCCCGGCGCAGCGTGGCCGACATCGTGGCCGAGCCGCTCGACGCCTTCGGGCTGGTGCGCGGCCGGCGGGCCCGGCGCGAGCGGGTGGCGGAACTGCTCGTCCAGGTGGGGCTCAGCCCGTCGACCATGGACCGCTATCCGCGCCAGTTCTCCGGCGGGCAGCGGCAGCGGATCGGCATCGCGCGGGCGATCGCGGTCGACCCCGCCTTCATCGTCGCCGACGAGCCGGTGTCGGCGCTCGACGTCTCGGTGCAGGCGCAGATCATCAACCTGATGCAGGACCTGCAGGCGCAGCGCGGGCTCTCCTACCTGTTCATCGCCCACGACCTCGCGGTCGTCCGCCACATCGCCACGCGGGTCGCCGTCATGTATCTCGGCCGCATCGTCGAGATCGGACCGAAGCGGGCGGTCTACCGGACGCCGCACCATCCCTACACGCAGGCGCTCCTCTCCGCCGCACCCGAGCCGGACCCGGACCGGCGGTCGCGGCGCATCGTGCTCGGCGGCGACGTGCCGTCTCCGACCGAGGTCCGTGTCGGCTGCTCCTTCGCGAGCCGCTGCCCGATCGTGCAGGAGATCTGCCGCACGGTGCCGCCCCCGCTCGCGCCCGTCGGGACGGAGGGCCATGCGGCGGCCTGCCATTTCGCGGCGCCGAACCCGATCCCCGTCTCGGCCGGCCCGGAGACGGTCTCGGGCTGA
- a CDS encoding ABC transporter ATP-binding protein, with protein MSEALLKVENLSVEFGSATPIRVVDAVSFEIGAGRSVGIVGESGSGKSMTSLSILRLIPEPPGRIASGRILFDGTDLLTLPRARMPEIRGREIAMIFQEPMSSLNPVMTIGDQIGEAILLHERMPREARRRRVLELLKLVGIPDPAGRVDAYPHQFSGGMRQRVMIAMAVACNPRLLIADEPTTALDVTIQAQVLALIADIRRRLGTAVLLISHDLGVIADACERVIVMYAGRVVETGAVRDIFRAPRHPYTRALLQSIPRLDDDRERLYQIPGGVPTAGSVKAGCAFFARCPVRRERCAVDQPPTFAFGPDHGAACWVAAEAEAAPAVAGAAQ; from the coding sequence ATGAGCGAAGCCCTCCTGAAGGTCGAGAACCTGTCGGTCGAGTTCGGGTCGGCGACGCCGATCAGGGTCGTCGACGCGGTGAGTTTCGAGATCGGGGCCGGGCGGTCTGTGGGGATCGTGGGCGAGTCCGGGTCGGGCAAGTCGATGACCTCGCTCTCGATCCTGCGGCTGATCCCGGAGCCGCCGGGCCGGATCGCCTCGGGGCGCATCCTCTTCGACGGGACGGACCTCCTGACCCTGCCGCGCGCCCGCATGCCGGAGATCCGGGGGCGCGAGATCGCCATGATCTTCCAGGAGCCGATGAGCTCGCTCAACCCGGTGATGACCATCGGCGACCAGATCGGCGAGGCCATCCTGCTGCACGAGCGCATGCCGCGCGAGGCGCGCCGGCGGCGGGTGTTGGAGCTCCTGAAGCTCGTCGGCATTCCCGATCCGGCGGGACGGGTCGACGCCTATCCGCACCAGTTCTCCGGCGGCATGCGCCAGCGGGTGATGATCGCCATGGCGGTCGCCTGCAATCCGCGGCTTCTCATCGCCGACGAACCGACGACGGCGCTCGACGTGACCATCCAGGCCCAGGTGCTGGCCCTGATCGCCGACATCCGCCGGCGGCTCGGGACCGCGGTGCTGCTCATCTCGCACGACCTCGGGGTGATCGCCGACGCCTGCGAGCGGGTGATCGTCATGTATGCCGGGCGGGTGGTGGAGACCGGGGCGGTGCGCGACATCTTCCGCGCACCGCGTCACCCCTACACGCGGGCCCTCCTGCAATCGATCCCGCGGCTCGACGACGATCGGGAGCGGCTCTACCAGATCCCCGGGGGCGTGCCGACGGCCGGGTCGGTCAAGGCGGGCTGCGCCTTCTTCGCGCGATGCCCCGTGCGCCGCGAGCGCTGCGCCGTCGACCAGCCGCCGACCTTCGCGTTCGGGCCGGACCACGGGGCGGCCTGCTGGGTCGCCGCGGAGGCCGAGGCGGCGCCGGCCGTGGCGGGAGCGGCCCAGTGA
- a CDS encoding ABC transporter permease, with translation MAVATEAPDLIAPEPGRFDLLKLALFGRPATIVAFVIIMLFVAVAILAPLIAPYDPLAQSYVKINRPPSAANWLGTDQFGRDVLSRMIHGSRNSLVIGVLAPLIAAIVGTAVGVVAGYFGGWTDRIVSRLVDLLISFPELLLAIIIAAALGGGFWNIVVVLAAAFVPGFARVARAQTMAVRQEPYVEAAIAVGVTTPVIILRHVIPNIAAPIVVLMTLWTASAIRLEASLSFLGLGTQQPHPSWGNIIRDGLNNMFGSPWPVIGAGLAITLVVLAFNLFGDAMRDVLDPDTAA, from the coding sequence ATGGCCGTCGCGACCGAGGCTCCCGACCTGATCGCGCCCGAGCCGGGGCGGTTCGACCTGCTGAAGCTCGCGCTCTTCGGCCGTCCGGCGACGATCGTGGCCTTCGTGATCATCATGCTCTTCGTCGCCGTGGCGATCCTGGCGCCCTTGATCGCGCCCTATGACCCGCTCGCGCAGAGCTACGTCAAGATCAACCGGCCCCCCTCGGCGGCGAACTGGCTCGGCACCGACCAGTTCGGCCGCGACGTCCTCTCCCGCATGATCCACGGCTCGCGCAATTCGCTGGTCATCGGCGTGCTGGCGCCGCTCATCGCCGCGATCGTGGGGACGGCCGTCGGAGTCGTGGCGGGCTATTTCGGCGGCTGGACCGACCGGATCGTCTCGCGCCTCGTCGACCTCCTGATCTCCTTCCCGGAGCTCCTGCTCGCCATCATCATCGCGGCGGCGCTCGGCGGGGGGTTCTGGAACATCGTCGTTGTGCTGGCGGCGGCCTTCGTGCCGGGCTTCGCCCGGGTCGCGCGGGCGCAGACCATGGCGGTCCGGCAGGAGCCCTACGTGGAGGCGGCGATCGCGGTCGGGGTGACGACGCCGGTGATCATCCTGCGCCACGTCATCCCGAACATCGCGGCGCCCATCGTCGTCCTGATGACGCTCTGGACGGCCTCCGCGATCCGGCTCGAGGCGTCGCTGAGCTTCCTCGGGCTCGGCACCCAGCAGCCGCATCCGAGCTGGGGCAACATCATCCGGGACGGGCTCAACAACATGTTCGGCTCGCCGTGGCCGGTGATCGGCGCGGGCCTCGCCATCACGCTGGTGGTGCTCGCCTTCAACCTCTTCGGCGACGCCATGCGCGACGTCCTGGACCCGGACACCGCCGCATGA